A part of Primulina eburnea isolate SZY01 chromosome 10, ASM2296580v1, whole genome shotgun sequence genomic DNA contains:
- the LOC140803646 gene encoding uncharacterized protein — MYSTKYNLLIENLRGQGYDDASNMRGEWNGLQALFLKDSSHAYYIHCFAHRLQLALVAVSKEVHDVWRFFSTLTSAINFVDSSAKRHFQLKSIRKDEINDLIESGEIDTGTGANQDCSLIRAGATRWSSHFNSVRRFIGLFGSVSILLQDLVDKGLNSNIRGEAKGLYLDIKSFDFVFVLFLMHEVLGISEKLCQTLQKNDIDILNAVNLVSTARINLQQIRDGRWEEFLWSVIKFCESNDIEVPDFDDCCTRGTKRSCQLKNNITVHDHYHFEIFNAVIYFQLMELNERFPESTMELLTLSNALSPVDGFRSFSPCDICSLVDKFYYHDFSQEEREDLMRELDHYKFDVPHHVQFQNLDSLHHLCQTLARTTKSVIYALIDRLVRLVLTLPVSTATTERAFSGMKLIKTPFRNKMENDLLANTMVVYIERDIALREVHEELPSTKNGKSSKMSPNKPNGYSDSEMEILIDISFHSNRNGKKTRGNGLPEFEPPMMDDGSNAPVRSEIVIEEIIEEDERNKKKKLIFQLMKQQNHMISMMSQGHEGALGHFLSFASNISKKSDAYISSRKKAVHRTYNLDLEKP; from the exons ATGTATTCAACCAAGTACAATTTGTTGATTGAAAATCTAAGGGGGCAAGGCTATGATGACGCAAGTAACATGCGTGGGGAATGGAATGGACTCCAAGCATTATTTCTTAAAGATTCTTCACATGCTTATTATATTCATTGTTTTGCTCATAGACTACAACTTGCTTTAGTTGCAGTTTCTAAAGAGGTGCATGATGTGTGGCGTTTCTTTTCAACATTAACTTCAGCTATTAATTTTGTTGATTCATCTGCTAAACGTCATTTTCAATTGAAATCTATCCGAAAAGATGAAATTAATGATTTGATAGAATCGGGAGAAATTGACACTGGTACTGGAGCTAATCAAGATTGTTCTTTGATACGAGCTGGAGCTACTCGTTGGAGTTCACATTTCAACTCTGTTAGGAGATTCATTGGTTTGTTTGGTTCAGTGAGTATACTTCTTCAAGATCTTGTTGACAAAGGTCTCAATAGTAACATTCGAGGAGAGGCCAAAGGTTTGTATTTGGATATAAAATCATTTGACTTTGTATTTGTGTTGTTTTTGATGCATGAAGTTTTGGGAATATCAGAAAAGTTGTGTCAGACATTACAGAAAAATGACATAGATATTTTGAATGCTGTGAATTTGGTTTCTACAGCTAGAATAAATCTTCAGCAGATCCGAGATGGTAGATGGgaagaatttctttggagtgtgATTAAGTTTTGTGAAAGTAATGATATTGAGGTACCAGACTTTGATGACTGCTGCACACGAGGTACAAAACGTTCTTGTCagctgaaaaataatataacaGTCCATGATCACTATCATTTTGAAATATTCAACGCAGTAATATATTTTCAGTTGATGGAATTGAACGAGAGATTTCCAGAGAGCACAATGGAACTTCTTACTCTTAGTAATGCTTTGAGTCCCGTTGATGGATTCAGATCATTTTCTCCATGTGACATTTGTTCTCTTGTTGATAAGTTTTACTACCATGATTTCAGTCAAGAAGAAAGAGAAGATTTGATGAGGGAATTAGATCATTATAAGTTTGATGTACCGCATCATGTACAGTTTCAGAATCTTGATTCTTTGCATCATTTGTGCCAAACATTGGCCAGAACAACGAAGTCGGTTATCTATGCTTTAATTGATAGGTTGGTTCGATTGGTTTTGACTCTTCCAGTTTCTACAGCAACTACAGAACGAGCTTTTTCAGGGATGAAACTCATTAAGACGCCATTTCGTAATAAAATGGAAAATGACCTTTTGGCCAATACCATGGTTGTTTATATAGAGAGGGATATTGCTCTGA GGGAAGTTCATGAAGAGTTACCATCAACAAAGAACGGGAAAAGTTCTAAAATGTCACCAAACAAGCCTAATGGTTACTCGGATTCTGAGATGGAG ATATTGATTGATATATCATTCCACTCAAACAGAAATGGGAAAAAAACACGAGGAAATGGGCTCCCAGAATTTGAGCCTCCTATGATGGATGATGGAAGCAATGCTCCGGTAAGAAGTGAAATCGTTATTGAAGAAATTAttgaagaggatgagagaaataagaaaaaaaagcTAATATTTCAGCTTATGAAGCAACAAAATCACATGATCAGCATGATGAGCCAGGGCCATGAAGGCGCTTTAGGCCATTTTTTAAGTTTTGCATCCAATATAAGTAAGAAGTCTGATGCATATATTAGTAGCAGGAAGAAAGCCGTTCATAGAACTTACAACCTTGATCTCGAAAAACCTTGA
- the LOC140803645 gene encoding uncharacterized protein, with the protein MKNKKIFDFFKKKNDESASTGDLNEPNNASPFISEPASTKKPRLENETLNEPLPNITLQYVSDPGIRIPILQYPIELQDEVRREYIDKGPIQPIYDYPFAECEAQFDPFTVKGFKNWKRVSIESVKLLAMQGCAFRGHDESVDSKNRGHYIELINLLGRMNPEIGSILEKAAKMQSTHQRKFKERF; encoded by the exons ATGAAGAATAAAAAAATCTTTGATTTcttcaaaaagaaaaatgacgAATCAGCGTCAACAGGTGATTTAAATGAGCCAAATAATGCATCTCCTTTTATTTCAGAACCAGCATCAACAAAAAAACCAAGACTTGAAAATGAGACTCTTAATGAACCACTTCCGAACATCACTTTGCAATATGTTTCTGATCCTGGAATTCGCATCCCAATATTGCAGTATCCCATTGAACTACAAGATGAGGTTAGAAGAGAATATATTGATAAAGGGCCGATTCAGCCTATATATGATTATCCTTTTGCTGAATGTGAAG CACAATTTGACCCATTCACTGTCAAGGGATTTAAAAATTGGAAAAga GTGTCTATAGAAAGTGTGAAGCTTCTTGCAATGCAAGGTTGTGCTTTTAGGGGTcatgatgaatcagttgactcTAAAAATCGTGGACATTATATAGAATTGATCAATTTGTTGGGAAGAATGAATCCAGAAATTGGTAGTATTCTAGAAAAAGCAGCTAAAATGCAAAGTACACATCAGCGGAAATTCAAAGagagattttga